CGAGGCAAGCCAGCTGAATATTGTTAAGCCCGAGATATAGATGAGGGGTCGGCTTTATAAAATCGACGGCCAAGCGGAATAAGAGATACCCTGCCATAAAAAGCTGGAATATCGCTCCGTCAGGAAATGCGGCTCTTTTTTTCCACCGATAGAGCATTCCGCCAAGCATAAGCAAGAAAGCGATTTCATATAGCTGTGTCGGGTGACGGGGGATGCCATCGCCAAAATCAATGCCTGTAATCCAAGATGTTGGAATGCCGTAGGTATGGTCACTAAGCCCGGTCATAAAGCAGCCGATGCGCCCAATAATCATGCCTACCATAATCGGCAGCGCCATATCATCGCCAGTGGAACGGGTAATGCCGACACGCTTCTTCATTAGCTCAACGCCGATCAGTCCGCCTAGCAGTCCGCCGACTATCGTTTTGCCCTCCATTAAATAGGTGTAGCTGCTCCAGTTTTCGATCGTCCGCACGGGGTCCTCCAGCCAATACAATACTTTAGACCCGATGGCGGCTCCTAGAATGGCCCCTACAATTATCCATATGGCCTGCACCATCGGAAGCTTATCCTTGCTGCGGGTGTAGAGGTACACTCGAAAGCCTATAAAATATGCGAGCGCTTCAAATACCGCATGAGGATGCAGCTTTATAAAGCCAAGATTGATCCAAATAGGGAAGGTCATCGCGATCTCCGGTTTCTTTATTATGGGTTTATTTTCTACACTTTCGATAGAGGCAATTGATAATCCTTTATTTCCACAAGCGGTGGTAAAGTAATTTTAAAATGTATTATCCTTAGACTATATCAACAACCTTGGTTATGATTACATTCACACTCACCAATTTTTTACTCGCTAGGAAGCACTATTAATTACGAATCGGGGACAAAAATGAAAACATCTGCCCACACTGAAGTAAGCGAAAAGTTAAATACTTACATGAATACATTAGCGGATCAAGGATATTTCAATGGTGCGGTACTGGTTGCCGAGGAAAACCGGACATTAATGAGTAAAGGTTTTGGTATGGCCAATTTTGAGCATGATGTACGAAACACATCAACAACGAAGTTTCGTCTCGGTGCAATAACCAAGAGCTTCACTGCAATAGCTATAATCCAGTTACAGGATCAAGGGTTACTTAATGACAATGATCCAATCAGTTTGTACATACCGGACTATCCCAACGGAAACATCATAACCATACATCATTTACTAACAAACTCATCAGGAATTCCAGATTATTCGTCTTTCCCTCTCTATTGGGAAAAGACGATGAGACTTTATTCTACTACCGAGCAAACAATTGAATCGTTTAAAGATAAACCGCTGCAATTTACTCCGGGAGATGGCTGCAATTACACAAGTTCACCCTTCATTTTGTTAAGTTACATCATCGAAAAGGTTTCAGGAATTTCGTATCAAAAATATATAACAAATAGTATCTTAAGCCCTTTGAATATGAGAAATACGGGGGTTGACGACGGTAGAACGCTTCTGAAGCATTCAGCTTCAGGTTACTCGATATATAAGGGTATCATCCCAACCGAATATGTTGACATTTCATTGCATGCAGGAGCCGGAGGGATGTATTCCACAGTCGAGGATCTTTATCTCTGGGACAAGGCTTTATCCAGGGACGGAATACTCAGTCAGCAGAAATGGGAGCAGCTATTCGGGAGTAATACCTCACCATTCGGCAGCTGCGGTTGGGTCGTAACAGAACAATTCATCAACAACAAGACAAGAAAACGGGTATGGCACAACGGGACAATGAATGGTTTCTATTCGGAGTTTAATCGCTATATAGACGAGAATATCACTATAATTGTATTGAGTAATGTGAACCTGACGCCTGTAGACGTCATTTGTGAGCGTTTGGCGAAAATAGTGATGGGTGAAGAAGTCGTTCCGCCTAATCCCGTCGTGCGGATAAGTATAGCCTCCGATGAATTAAGAAAATATGCCGGAATATATAACACTGGTGAAGAGACCAATAGTAAAGACTCCGTAGAAGAGGCACAGTTAAGAGAAGCCTTGGATAAACTAACAAGTATCGATAATCCTAAATTCGCCGTCGGATTGTTCTACGAAATATTTTACGAATACGGCATCGACCCTACAAAAACCGTTGTAGTAACCTATGAAGATGATGCTATTTACTTGTTTATGCAAAAAAATAAGGGTGCATGGTTTAAGTACGAAATCGTTCCGGTCTCTAAACAAGATAACTCCCTGACATGCATTACATTGCACATTGAAGAACGGGTAGAATTCCGAATTGAACCAAATGGACGACTAAGGCTAACTCATTTGGATCCGCATAACCACCGAACTGATGCGCTTAAACGCACTGTTTGATAATGCAGTCTTAATGCATAATATAATCGCTGCCCTTAGACCAATCGGTTTATCGTGAATAAGAAAAGACCTTAAGTGCACCTCCCCTGAGGTCTTGGTGACGGCAGCAGTAACGTGAATGGCGCGAGTGCTATCCTAATTCTTGTCTGCAACTGTCAATTCAGACGTCGTTTCGCCGGAAGTTTCCATATAATCAATTCCCCATTCCACTAACAGCTGCAATATGGGGATGAGCTTGAGACCGATCGGCGTAAGCGAATATTCGACT
This is a stretch of genomic DNA from Paenibacillus sp. sptzw28. It encodes these proteins:
- a CDS encoding prolipoprotein diacylglyceryl transferase, with protein sequence MTFPIWINLGFIKLHPHAVFEALAYFIGFRVYLYTRSKDKLPMVQAIWIIVGAILGAAIGSKVLYWLEDPVRTIENWSSYTYLMEGKTIVGGLLGGLIGVELMKKRVGITRSTGDDMALPIMVGMIIGRIGCFMTGLSDHTYGIPTSWITGIDFGDGIPRHPTQLYEIAFLLMLGGMLYRWKKRAAFPDGAIFQLFMAGYLLFRLAVDFIKPTPHLYLGLNNIQLACLAGLIYYFALIYQWLGQPLRSHRKEL
- a CDS encoding serine hydrolase, with amino-acid sequence MKTSAHTEVSEKLNTYMNTLADQGYFNGAVLVAEENRTLMSKGFGMANFEHDVRNTSTTKFRLGAITKSFTAIAIIQLQDQGLLNDNDPISLYIPDYPNGNIITIHHLLTNSSGIPDYSSFPLYWEKTMRLYSTTEQTIESFKDKPLQFTPGDGCNYTSSPFILLSYIIEKVSGISYQKYITNSILSPLNMRNTGVDDGRTLLKHSASGYSIYKGIIPTEYVDISLHAGAGGMYSTVEDLYLWDKALSRDGILSQQKWEQLFGSNTSPFGSCGWVVTEQFINNKTRKRVWHNGTMNGFYSEFNRYIDENITIIVLSNVNLTPVDVICERLAKIVMGEEVVPPNPVVRISIASDELRKYAGIYNTGEETNSKDSVEEAQLREALDKLTSIDNPKFAVGLFYEIFYEYGIDPTKTVVVTYEDDAIYLFMQKNKGAWFKYEIVPVSKQDNSLTCITLHIEERVEFRIEPNGRLRLTHLDPHNHRTDALKRTV